Genomic segment of Pseudomonadota bacterium:
GCCGCATCGAGCAAACGACCGGCGTAGTCTCCAGGAGGATTCTTAAACACCGAACCGGCGTGATTGCCGGCAGGCAGACGCTCCCGGCGACGCCGGCGACATTCGTCAGCTGCGGCGCAAATTTCGGCGGAAATCCCTTTCGGAGCGAGAAAGTAGGCCGCCACGACAATTTCACCCAAGGCCAGGCCGCCATCCCGATACCCCGGCCGCAAAGCCCCGCTCGCACGCCAGACCGGCCCTTCCCGGGTCAACAGTTGCAGCGCCGCAAGGCAGTCGTAAATTGTAGCTCCCCAGGCCCCGGCATTCATGGCCACCGCGCCCCCAACCGTGCCGGGAATTCCAGCCAGTCCGGCAAAGCCGGCCAGACCCTCGCTCTCCGCCAGGGACACCAGCCGAGCAAGCGACACTCCGGCCCCGACCCGCAGAAGCACCGCCGCCGCATCACCGCCAACCATTTCCAGCTCGGCAAAGCCTTCCCCAAGGGAGATCACAACCCGATCACGGATCCCGGCGTCAGCGACCAGCACATTGTAACCGCCGCCAAGCACCAGGTATTCAATCTCAAGCTCGGCCAGCACCCGCAAAGCCAGTTCGAGCTCAACCGGATTCCGGGGATGCAGGA
This window contains:
- the murB gene encoding UDP-N-acetylmuramate dehydrogenase, with the protein product MIGEEKAKLLRCSLSGLLAENEALAARTAYRIGGPAAFFLHPRNPVELELALRVLAELEIEYLVLGGGYNVLVADAGIRDRVVISLGEGFAELEMVGGDAAAVLLRVGAGVSLARLVSLAESEGLAGFAGLAGIPGTVGGAVAMNAGAWGATIYDCLAALQLLTREGPVWRASGALRPGYRDGGLALGEIVVAAYFLAPKGISAEICAAADECRRRRRERLPAGNHAGSVFKNPPGDYAGRLLDAAGCRGLVSGGAQISWQHANVIVAGPEARAADVRDLMALARRRVRKNSGIELEAEIKFFADQ